One region of Anaeromyxobacter paludicola genomic DNA includes:
- a CDS encoding MBL fold metallo-hydrolase: protein MTDAGLAALGIHRIPVPVPFPQAGGPVNVYALEDEGGGLCLWDSGLGSPEGIAAVLDGLAALGRSPADVRRIYLSHGHVDHYGAALALMERRGAPVPVHVHPADHAKVAASAPGWREQAPHYAAHLARLGVPPDVLAALAREVGAGFTLARRLPEVRAALPGERLSFARFEAELVHMPGHTPGLLCLWDAAHGLFFSADHLLEKVSPNPIIELGPNGEEGAFHPLLRYVESLARLRALPVERVLPGHGPPFGDHRAVIDGLVAFYGKRQARILALLAGGPRTGYEITRDLFPRAREGDLFLTVSEAVANLEVLEARGAVARAEEGGVYRFRLSG, encoded by the coding sequence ATGACCGACGCCGGCCTCGCCGCCCTCGGCATCCACCGCATCCCGGTCCCGGTCCCCTTCCCGCAGGCCGGCGGGCCGGTCAACGTCTACGCCCTCGAGGACGAAGGCGGCGGGCTCTGCCTCTGGGACTCCGGCCTCGGCTCGCCGGAGGGGATCGCGGCCGTGCTCGACGGCCTCGCCGCACTGGGCCGGTCGCCCGCCGACGTCCGCCGCATCTACCTCTCGCACGGCCACGTCGATCACTACGGCGCGGCGCTGGCGCTGATGGAGCGCCGCGGCGCGCCGGTACCGGTGCACGTCCACCCGGCCGACCACGCCAAGGTGGCCGCCTCGGCCCCCGGCTGGCGCGAGCAGGCGCCGCACTACGCCGCGCACCTCGCGAGGCTCGGCGTGCCGCCGGACGTGCTCGCCGCCCTCGCCCGCGAGGTCGGCGCGGGCTTCACCCTGGCCCGCCGGCTGCCCGAGGTCCGCGCCGCGCTCCCCGGCGAGCGGCTCTCCTTCGCCCGCTTCGAGGCCGAGCTGGTCCACATGCCGGGCCACACCCCCGGCCTCCTCTGCCTCTGGGACGCCGCGCACGGCCTCTTCTTCTCCGCCGACCACCTGCTCGAGAAGGTCTCCCCGAACCCGATCATCGAGCTCGGGCCGAACGGCGAGGAGGGCGCCTTCCACCCGCTGCTCCGCTACGTCGAGTCGCTCGCGCGGCTGCGGGCGCTCCCGGTCGAGCGGGTCCTGCCCGGCCACGGCCCGCCCTTCGGCGACCACCGCGCGGTCATCGACGGCCTGGTCGCGTTCTACGGCAAGCGCCAGGCCCGCATCCTCGCGCTCCTCGCCGGGGGCCCCCGCACCGGCTACGAGATCACCCGCGACCTCTTCCCCCGGGCCCGCGAGGGCGACCTGTTCCTCACCGTCTCGGAGGCGGTGGCGAACCTCGAGGTGCTCGAGGCCCGGGGCGCGGTGGCGCGCGCCGAGGAGGGTGGGGTGTACCGCTTCCGGCTCTCGGGGTAG
- a CDS encoding electron transfer flavoprotein subunit beta/FixA family protein: MPLKILVAAKRVEDPESKIKVKPDGSGIVTDGVNYKLNPFDEIAVEEGLRLKEKHGGEVVVASIGGDKSVTEIRAALAMGADRAILVKHDGPLDPVVVSAIFQKLFEQETPDLVLLGKQSIDDDQNQVGQYLAERLGLPQATFASKTESLESEAEQKKQPGLALAADGKTLEVVREVDGGVETLALRLPAVVTTDLRLNKPRFASLPGIMKAKKKEVKELAAASLGVDLAPKVVVKKLAEPPKRQGGVKVADVAELYEKLHAEAKVL; the protein is encoded by the coding sequence ATGCCCCTCAAGATCCTGGTCGCCGCCAAGCGCGTCGAGGACCCGGAGTCGAAGATCAAGGTGAAGCCGGACGGGAGCGGCATCGTCACCGACGGCGTGAACTACAAGCTCAACCCCTTCGACGAGATCGCGGTCGAGGAGGGGCTCCGGCTCAAGGAGAAGCACGGCGGCGAGGTCGTCGTGGCCTCGATCGGCGGCGACAAGTCGGTCACCGAGATCCGGGCCGCGCTCGCCATGGGGGCCGACCGCGCCATCCTCGTGAAGCACGACGGCCCGCTCGACCCGGTGGTGGTCTCGGCCATCTTCCAGAAGCTCTTCGAGCAGGAGACGCCCGACCTCGTCCTGCTCGGCAAGCAGTCGATCGACGACGACCAGAACCAGGTCGGCCAGTACCTCGCCGAGCGGCTCGGCCTGCCGCAGGCCACCTTCGCGTCCAAGACCGAGAGCCTGGAGAGCGAGGCGGAGCAGAAGAAGCAGCCGGGGCTCGCGCTCGCCGCGGACGGCAAGACGCTCGAGGTGGTGCGCGAGGTGGACGGGGGCGTGGAGACGCTCGCGCTCCGGCTCCCCGCGGTGGTCACCACCGACCTGCGGCTCAACAAGCCGCGCTTCGCCTCGCTGCCCGGGATCATGAAGGCCAAGAAGAAGGAGGTGAAGGAGCTCGCCGCGGCGTCGCTCGGCGTGGACCTCGCCCCGAAGGTGGTGGTGAAGAAGCTCGCCGAGCCGCCGAAGCGCCAGGGCGGCGTGAAGGTGGCCGACGTGGCCGAGCTCTACGAGAAGCTCCACGCCGAGGCGAAGGTCCTCTAG
- a CDS encoding butyrate kinase encodes MGQPNAAVGTHLGGNIDPLGVAHPPPVEGVPRGAPLVLAVNPAPGVTRLGLFEGERLVRSAAVQHSERSLRACRRLLEQQDFRLDGVRGFLTAAGVQPGRLAAAVGQGGLLPRALPGTYLVDDALLREQAQAAPIEHEANLGAPIVHALASEHGCPAYVVDPVDEAALDALARLGGARGPVRTALTHALNMRLVARRHASGVNRPTQEMKHVVAHLGDGFSLAALRGGVLLDAVTSLAPVGEARGDSIETALAAACAQPGADARSVAAGLFGARALQPTLSGAQVLTALARAERGERTAFLLLEAVSYQLAKVVGELATVLEGEVDGILLTGGLTSAGPVVSGLSRRVEWIAPVFVYPGEEELRALADGALRALSGAEQALRYPRC; translated from the coding sequence GTGGGCCAGCCGAACGCCGCCGTCGGGACGCACCTGGGAGGGAACATCGACCCTCTCGGCGTAGCGCATCCGCCGCCGGTCGAGGGCGTCCCGCGCGGCGCGCCCCTCGTGCTGGCAGTGAACCCCGCCCCGGGCGTCACCCGGCTGGGCCTGTTCGAGGGGGAGCGGCTGGTCCGCTCCGCCGCCGTCCAGCACTCGGAGCGGAGCCTCCGCGCCTGCCGCCGCCTGCTCGAGCAGCAGGACTTCCGGCTCGACGGCGTCCGGGGCTTCCTGACCGCGGCCGGGGTGCAGCCGGGCCGGCTCGCCGCGGCGGTGGGGCAGGGCGGGCTGCTCCCGCGCGCGCTCCCCGGCACCTACCTCGTGGACGACGCGCTCCTGCGCGAGCAGGCCCAGGCCGCGCCCATCGAGCACGAGGCGAACCTCGGCGCCCCCATCGTCCACGCGCTCGCCAGCGAGCACGGCTGCCCGGCCTACGTGGTGGACCCGGTGGACGAGGCGGCCCTCGACGCGCTCGCCCGCCTCGGCGGCGCGCGCGGCCCGGTGAGGACGGCCCTCACCCACGCGCTCAACATGCGGCTCGTCGCCCGCCGCCACGCCTCGGGCGTGAACCGGCCGACGCAGGAGATGAAGCACGTGGTGGCCCACCTCGGCGACGGGTTCTCGCTCGCGGCCCTGCGCGGCGGCGTCCTCCTCGACGCGGTGACCTCGCTCGCGCCGGTGGGCGAGGCCCGCGGCGACAGCATCGAGACGGCGCTCGCCGCGGCGTGCGCCCAGCCGGGCGCCGACGCCCGCTCGGTGGCGGCGGGGCTCTTCGGCGCGCGCGCGCTCCAGCCCACGCTCTCGGGCGCGCAGGTGCTCACCGCCCTCGCCCGCGCCGAGCGGGGAGAGCGGACCGCCTTCCTGCTCCTCGAGGCGGTGAGCTACCAGCTCGCGAAGGTGGTGGGCGAGCTCGCGACGGTGCTCGAGGGCGAGGTGGACGGGATCCTCCTCACCGGCGGGCTCACGAGCGCCGGCCCGGTGGTGAGCGGCCTGTCGCGCCGGGTGGAGTGGATCGCGCCGGTGTTCGTCTACCCGGGCGAGGAGGAGCTCCGGGCGCTGGCGGACGGCGCGCTCAGGGCCCTGAGCGGCGCGGAGCAGGCGCTGCGCTATCCGCGCTGCTGA
- a CDS encoding RluA family pseudouridine synthase, with product MIEIVVTEEAAGQRLDKLLRKALKDVPLSHVFKMLRTRKVRVNGARGRPEQLLAAGDKVSIRGDEEQLRAPGEKRPPRPAEVKVTFGVLFEDEHLLAVDKPSGLAAHPGTGITGATLVEQARAYLEVPAEPPAGAFVPSPAHRLDRETSGIVVVAKTRKAMVGLTHIFTSGEGVKKTYLALAKGKLTRPEGTIDLPLSEHEQTGKSKAMRGVNMQEAVTHWRVVSSMKEATLLAVRIETGRTHQIRRHLESVGHPVAGDRRYGDFPFNRIAKQRWGLDRMFLHAWKLELPHPVTGGRVRLEAPLPGELAEVLSRMNLAAPPPGGSRAKAPPAAPGR from the coding sequence GTGATCGAGATCGTCGTGACCGAGGAGGCCGCCGGGCAGCGGCTCGACAAGCTCCTGCGCAAGGCCCTCAAGGACGTGCCGCTGTCGCACGTCTTCAAGATGCTCCGCACCCGCAAGGTGCGGGTGAACGGCGCCCGCGGCCGGCCCGAGCAGCTCCTCGCGGCCGGCGACAAGGTGTCGATCCGCGGCGACGAGGAGCAGCTCCGCGCCCCCGGCGAGAAGCGCCCCCCGCGGCCGGCCGAGGTGAAGGTCACCTTCGGCGTGCTCTTCGAGGACGAGCACCTGCTCGCGGTGGACAAGCCCTCCGGCCTCGCCGCCCACCCCGGCACCGGCATCACCGGCGCCACGCTGGTGGAGCAGGCCCGCGCCTACCTGGAGGTCCCGGCCGAGCCGCCCGCCGGCGCCTTCGTCCCCTCGCCGGCGCACCGGCTCGACCGGGAGACCTCCGGCATCGTGGTGGTGGCGAAGACCCGCAAGGCGATGGTCGGCCTCACCCACATCTTCACGAGCGGGGAGGGCGTGAAGAAGACCTACCTCGCCCTCGCGAAGGGCAAGCTCACCCGCCCCGAGGGCACCATCGACCTCCCGCTCTCCGAGCACGAGCAGACCGGCAAGAGCAAGGCGATGCGCGGCGTGAACATGCAGGAGGCGGTGACCCACTGGCGCGTGGTCTCGTCGATGAAGGAGGCGACCCTGCTCGCGGTCCGGATCGAGACCGGGCGCACCCACCAGATCCGGCGCCACCTCGAGTCGGTGGGCCACCCGGTGGCGGGCGACCGGCGCTACGGCGACTTCCCCTTCAACCGGATCGCGAAGCAGCGGTGGGGGCTCGACCGGATGTTCCTGCACGCATGGAAGCTGGAGCTGCCGCACCCGGTCACCGGGGGGCGGGTCCGGCTCGAGGCGCCGCTCCCGGGCGAGCTCGCCGAGGTCCTCTCCCGGATGAACCTGGCGGCGCCCCCGCCGGGCGGGTCGCGCGCGAAGGCGCCGCCCGCCGCGCCGGGACGTTGA
- a CDS encoding MBL fold metallo-hydrolase: protein MPRLPIELLDGALHVPGSVLYLDAPRKKECAFVSHAHGDHIGRHERTIATAPTVALMKHRLGEPKKKRAEALPVRYRERFGLADLSIELFAAGHVLGSAQIRVERNGVALGYTGDFCTEPTRTAEPCEVMPCDVLVLESTFGLPRYVFPPKDEVLAAIRRFVDDALSDGCTPVLLAYALGKAQEILAHLGALGYRCRAHPAVHAVNRVYAEHGVALENVSALDEEGPSPGEVVVVPPHLAGSAAMRHVRRRRTAILTGWALDQGARFGRRGVDAAFPLSDHADFPSLVRYAKATGASRCLTVHGFAHELAAALRAEGIRAEPLVERRQLELL from the coding sequence ATGCCGCGGCTTCCCATCGAGCTCCTCGACGGCGCCCTCCACGTCCCCGGCAGCGTCCTGTACCTCGACGCGCCGCGGAAGAAGGAGTGCGCCTTCGTCTCCCACGCCCACGGCGACCACATCGGCCGCCACGAGCGGACCATCGCCACCGCGCCCACGGTGGCGCTCATGAAGCACCGGCTCGGCGAGCCGAAGAAGAAGCGGGCCGAGGCGCTGCCGGTGCGCTACCGCGAGCGCTTCGGGCTCGCCGACCTCTCCATCGAGCTCTTCGCGGCCGGCCACGTCCTCGGCTCGGCGCAGATCCGGGTGGAGCGCAACGGCGTCGCCCTCGGCTACACCGGCGACTTCTGCACCGAGCCCACCCGCACCGCCGAGCCCTGCGAGGTGATGCCCTGCGACGTGCTGGTGCTCGAGAGCACCTTCGGGCTGCCGCGCTACGTCTTCCCGCCCAAGGACGAGGTGCTGGCCGCGATCCGCCGCTTCGTGGACGACGCCCTCTCCGACGGCTGCACGCCGGTGCTGCTCGCCTACGCGCTCGGGAAGGCGCAGGAGATCCTGGCCCACCTCGGCGCGCTCGGCTACCGCTGCCGCGCCCACCCGGCGGTGCACGCGGTGAACCGGGTCTACGCCGAGCACGGGGTGGCGCTCGAGAACGTGTCGGCGCTCGACGAGGAGGGGCCGTCGCCGGGCGAGGTGGTGGTGGTGCCGCCGCACCTCGCCGGCTCGGCCGCCATGCGCCACGTGCGCCGCCGCCGCACCGCCATCCTCACCGGCTGGGCGCTCGACCAGGGCGCCCGCTTCGGCCGGCGCGGCGTGGACGCGGCCTTCCCGCTCTCCGACCACGCCGACTTCCCGAGCCTGGTCCGCTACGCCAAGGCGACCGGCGCCTCGCGCTGCCTCACCGTCCACGGCTTCGCCCACGAGCTCGCGGCGGCGCTCAGGGCCGAGGGGATCCGGGCGGAGCCGCTGGTGGAGCGTCGGCAGCTCGAGCTGCTGTAG
- a CDS encoding electron transfer flavoprotein subunit alpha/FixB family protein has translation MSNVLIVAEQAQGALKKATFHALGAGREVARRTGGKLVAAVLGAGVGGAAEELAAHGVEVRVADAPGLEHYLAESYAPVVAQLAKDVGATYVGAGATAFGKDLLPRVAARLEAAMATEVLGFAGDGGAVTFRRPMWAGNVLAEVELATPVKVFTVRTTEFQPAPREGQGSVVPVAASVDPAALRTRFVSFKEVKSERPELTDARIVVSGGRGTKGDFKEVEALADELGAAVGASRAAVDAGWVPNDWQVGQTGKVVAPELYVAAGISGAIQHLAGMKGSKVIVAVNKDPEAPIFALADYGLVADLFKALPELRAKIKAGK, from the coding sequence ATGTCGAACGTCCTCATCGTCGCGGAGCAGGCCCAGGGCGCCCTCAAGAAGGCCACCTTCCACGCGCTCGGCGCCGGTCGCGAGGTGGCGCGCCGGACGGGCGGGAAGCTCGTCGCCGCGGTCCTCGGCGCCGGGGTGGGAGGGGCCGCGGAGGAGCTCGCCGCCCACGGGGTGGAGGTGCGGGTGGCCGACGCCCCCGGCCTCGAGCACTACCTCGCCGAGTCCTACGCGCCGGTGGTGGCGCAGCTCGCGAAGGACGTCGGGGCCACCTACGTCGGCGCCGGCGCGACCGCGTTCGGCAAGGATCTCCTGCCCCGCGTGGCGGCCCGCCTCGAGGCGGCCATGGCCACCGAGGTGCTCGGCTTCGCCGGCGACGGCGGCGCGGTCACCTTCCGCCGGCCGATGTGGGCCGGCAACGTGCTCGCGGAGGTGGAGCTCGCCACGCCGGTGAAGGTGTTCACGGTGCGCACCACCGAGTTCCAGCCGGCGCCGCGGGAAGGGCAGGGGAGCGTCGTCCCGGTCGCGGCGAGCGTGGACCCGGCCGCGCTCCGGACCCGCTTCGTCTCCTTCAAGGAGGTGAAGAGCGAGCGGCCGGAGCTGACCGACGCGCGCATCGTGGTCTCCGGCGGCCGCGGCACCAAGGGCGACTTCAAGGAGGTCGAGGCGCTCGCCGACGAGCTCGGCGCCGCGGTGGGCGCGAGCCGCGCCGCGGTGGACGCCGGCTGGGTCCCGAACGACTGGCAGGTGGGGCAGACCGGCAAGGTGGTCGCGCCGGAGCTCTACGTGGCCGCCGGCATCTCCGGCGCCATCCAGCACCTCGCCGGCATGAAGGGCTCGAAGGTGATCGTGGCCGTCAACAAGGACCCCGAGGCGCCCATCTTCGCGCTCGCCGACTACGGGCTCGTGGCCGACCTCTTCAAGGCCCTGCCGGAGCTGCGGGCGAAGATCAAGGCCGGGAAGTGA
- a CDS encoding DMT family transporter, which yields MADLALLVLTLFWGTTFLLVHDTVAHTPAGLFLFLRFGLAALALGAAALWRRDRPTPGLVRHGLLLGAFLLAGFVFQTFGLRYTTPARSGFLTGLAVLAVPFLGRLLLGRKVQLASWIGVAFAVAGLLLLTRPWEGAPAGDVRLGDALTVLCSIAFALQIVYTSEWTRRHSVVLLTLIQVGVTFAGTGALALLEPGPARVAPGGWPVIAFTGLAMTALAFFVMNWAQRHTTAVRAALIFALEPVAAALFSHYWGGEPLGPLDWAGGGLIVLGVVAGEVGGAVLAARAPGSELSAS from the coding sequence GTGGCCGATCTCGCCCTCCTCGTCCTCACGCTCTTCTGGGGCACCACCTTCCTGCTGGTGCACGACACGGTCGCGCACACGCCGGCCGGCCTCTTCCTCTTCCTGCGCTTCGGCCTCGCCGCGCTGGCCCTCGGCGCCGCCGCCCTCTGGCGCCGCGACCGGCCCACGCCCGGGCTCGTGAGGCACGGGCTCCTCCTCGGCGCCTTCCTCCTCGCCGGCTTCGTCTTCCAGACCTTCGGCCTGCGCTACACCACCCCGGCCCGCTCCGGGTTCCTCACCGGCCTCGCGGTGCTGGCGGTCCCGTTCCTGGGCCGCCTGCTGCTCGGACGCAAGGTGCAGCTCGCCTCCTGGATCGGCGTCGCCTTCGCCGTCGCCGGGCTCCTCCTCCTCACCCGGCCCTGGGAGGGCGCGCCGGCGGGCGACGTCCGGCTCGGCGACGCCCTCACCGTCCTCTGCTCGATCGCCTTCGCGCTCCAGATCGTCTACACGAGCGAGTGGACGCGGCGGCACTCGGTGGTGCTGCTCACGCTCATCCAGGTGGGCGTGACCTTCGCCGGGACCGGCGCGCTGGCGCTCCTCGAGCCGGGGCCGGCGCGGGTGGCGCCGGGCGGCTGGCCGGTGATCGCCTTCACCGGCCTCGCCATGACGGCCCTCGCCTTCTTCGTCATGAACTGGGCGCAGCGCCACACCACCGCGGTCCGCGCCGCCCTCATCTTCGCGCTCGAGCCGGTGGCGGCGGCGCTCTTCAGCCACTACTGGGGCGGCGAGCCGCTCGGGCCGCTCGACTGGGCCGGCGGCGGGCTCATCGTCCTCGGCGTGGTGGCCGGGGAGGTGGGCGGCGCGGTCCTCGCCGCGCGCGCGCCCGGCTCCGAGCTGTCGGCCTCGTGA
- a CDS encoding DedA family protein, translating to MLLRLLTHFSYAAIFGVLVSAGVGIPFPEELTQLTAGYLAHEGVISFLPALAATYLGILTGDYLLFRLGRKHGRQVLENPRIARVFTPKRRAWIECHFEKHDFLTIMAARHASGFRLPTFALAGASGVSSRTFLLADGLSALLSVPLVVGLGYFFATQIEVVKRRVHEVELGVAVAFVLAIAGWAFLHWRRGRADSPRFLRPGPGRPVSSADSAAPAPRRSGP from the coding sequence GTGCTGCTCCGCCTGCTCACGCACTTCAGCTACGCCGCGATCTTCGGCGTGCTGGTGTCGGCCGGGGTCGGGATCCCCTTCCCCGAGGAGCTCACGCAGCTCACCGCGGGCTACCTGGCGCACGAGGGCGTGATCTCCTTCTTGCCGGCGCTCGCCGCGACCTACCTCGGCATCCTCACCGGCGACTACCTGCTCTTCCGGCTGGGGCGGAAGCACGGGAGGCAGGTGCTCGAGAACCCGCGCATCGCCCGCGTCTTCACGCCCAAGCGGCGGGCCTGGATCGAGTGCCACTTCGAGAAGCACGACTTCCTCACCATCATGGCGGCGCGGCACGCCTCCGGGTTCCGGCTGCCCACCTTCGCGCTCGCCGGCGCGAGCGGCGTGTCGAGCCGGACCTTCCTGCTCGCCGACGGGCTCTCGGCGCTGCTCTCGGTGCCGCTGGTGGTCGGGCTCGGCTACTTCTTCGCCACGCAGATCGAGGTGGTGAAGCGGCGGGTCCACGAGGTGGAGCTCGGGGTGGCGGTGGCCTTCGTGCTCGCGATCGCCGGCTGGGCCTTCCTGCACTGGCGGCGGGGCCGCGCCGACTCGCCCCGCTTCCTCCGCCCGGGCCCGGGCCGGCCGGTCAGCAGCGCGGATAGCGCAGCGCCTGCTCCGCGCCGCTCAGGGCCCTGA
- a CDS encoding penicillin-binding protein 1A produces MSERAAPTGRSPRPRRLRWVWRIGLALLLLLALGAGAAAFAWASLHARYSRGLPGLPSLAGWRPPVVTELVSADGQLAGELFVENREVVPFDRIPRRLVQAFIASEDQHFFEHHGVDWQGTLRAALNTYVLRRGVQGGSTLTQQTAKALLISQEGFAEGSRRTLGRKLREFILAQRLEAAFTKDEILWLYLNGVFLGHHSYGVQAAARNYFHKDVSELTLAEASLLAGLPQAPTRYSPFAHPEAAAARRRYVLRRMVEDGYATEAERAEAEAEAVKVFPLRDLFREEAPFYSEQLRQLAAQRWGDDRVLKDGLRVEAAMDLEDQRAARAALLHGLMEVDHRQGWYGPVARVSGAERAALSKRIAQAFPDPAPGDYLVGIVDRVDDAEGLVRVDVGGREGILPIAGMRWARSPNPTVSYPGALLTKPSKALAAGDVVAVRRRTRKELQAEETGKARAAVPEATLLLSLEQEPKLQGALVSVDPWSGYVLAMVGGYDFDASEFNRAMQACRQPGSAFKPVVYTAAVEKLDYTPATLLTDAPMVLRDETTGQAWKPENYGSAFKGDVTLRDALVHSMNIPAVKTAAALGGEQLAAWAKTLGLQSPVKPELGSALGSSCVTPFELANVYALLDRYGEKGRSTLVKRVLDRDGRVLEDHADWRDPWVPLGERLAAAVAEVERPRERVMDERTAYIVVHLMQEVATVGTGAQAARLGKPAAGKTGTTNDSFDTWFMGFTRDVVGAVWFGYDQNEQPLGRYETGGRAALPTWLAYMQAALADRPQPEFPVPEGIVEVPIDPLTGKASPGGVVEPFKEGTEPKDDQGGSPRVEVQDLFSQ; encoded by the coding sequence ATGAGCGAGCGCGCCGCCCCGACCGGCAGGAGCCCCCGCCCGCGGCGGCTCCGCTGGGTGTGGCGGATCGGCCTGGCGCTGCTCCTCCTCCTGGCGCTCGGGGCCGGCGCCGCGGCCTTCGCCTGGGCCTCCCTCCACGCCCGCTACTCGCGCGGCCTGCCCGGGCTCCCGAGCCTCGCCGGCTGGCGCCCGCCGGTGGTGACCGAGCTCGTGAGCGCCGACGGCCAGCTCGCGGGGGAGCTCTTCGTCGAGAACCGCGAGGTGGTCCCGTTCGACCGGATCCCGCGCCGGCTGGTGCAGGCCTTCATCGCCTCCGAGGACCAGCACTTCTTCGAGCACCACGGCGTGGACTGGCAGGGCACGCTCCGCGCCGCGCTCAACACCTACGTCCTCCGCCGCGGCGTGCAGGGCGGCTCCACCCTCACCCAGCAGACGGCGAAGGCGCTGCTCATCTCGCAGGAGGGGTTCGCCGAGGGCTCGCGCCGGACCCTGGGGCGCAAGCTGCGCGAGTTCATCCTGGCGCAGCGGCTCGAGGCGGCCTTCACCAAGGACGAGATCCTCTGGCTCTACCTGAACGGCGTCTTCCTCGGCCACCACAGCTACGGTGTGCAGGCGGCGGCGCGGAACTACTTCCACAAGGACGTGTCGGAGCTCACGCTCGCCGAGGCCTCGCTCCTCGCCGGCCTGCCGCAGGCGCCCACCCGCTACTCGCCGTTCGCCCACCCCGAGGCGGCGGCCGCCCGGCGCCGCTACGTGCTCCGGCGCATGGTCGAGGACGGGTACGCGACCGAGGCCGAGCGGGCCGAGGCGGAGGCCGAGGCGGTGAAGGTGTTCCCGCTGCGCGACCTCTTCCGCGAGGAGGCGCCGTTCTACTCGGAGCAGCTCCGCCAGCTCGCGGCCCAGCGCTGGGGCGACGACCGGGTCCTCAAGGACGGGCTCCGCGTCGAGGCGGCGATGGACCTCGAGGACCAGCGCGCCGCCCGCGCGGCCCTCCTGCACGGGCTCATGGAGGTGGACCACCGGCAGGGCTGGTACGGGCCGGTGGCGCGGGTGTCCGGGGCGGAGCGCGCCGCGCTCTCGAAGCGGATCGCGCAGGCCTTCCCCGACCCGGCGCCGGGCGACTACCTCGTCGGCATCGTGGACCGGGTGGACGACGCGGAGGGGCTGGTCCGCGTGGACGTGGGCGGCCGGGAGGGGATCCTGCCCATCGCCGGGATGCGCTGGGCCCGCTCGCCCAACCCCACCGTGAGCTACCCGGGCGCGCTCCTCACGAAGCCGTCGAAGGCGCTCGCCGCCGGCGACGTGGTGGCGGTCCGGCGCCGCACCCGCAAGGAGCTGCAGGCCGAGGAGACCGGCAAGGCGCGGGCCGCCGTGCCGGAGGCGACGCTCCTCCTCTCCCTCGAGCAGGAGCCGAAGCTCCAGGGCGCGCTCGTCTCGGTGGACCCCTGGAGCGGCTACGTCCTCGCGATGGTGGGCGGCTACGACTTCGACGCCTCCGAGTTCAACCGCGCCATGCAGGCCTGCCGCCAGCCGGGGTCGGCCTTCAAGCCGGTGGTCTACACCGCGGCGGTGGAGAAGCTCGACTACACCCCGGCCACGCTCCTCACCGACGCGCCCATGGTGCTGCGCGACGAGACCACCGGCCAGGCCTGGAAGCCCGAGAACTACGGCTCGGCCTTCAAGGGCGACGTCACGCTGCGCGACGCGCTCGTCCACTCGATGAACATCCCGGCGGTGAAGACCGCCGCCGCGCTCGGCGGGGAGCAGCTCGCCGCCTGGGCGAAGACGCTCGGCCTGCAGAGCCCGGTGAAGCCGGAGCTCGGGAGCGCCCTCGGCAGCTCCTGCGTCACGCCCTTCGAGCTCGCCAACGTCTACGCGCTCCTCGACCGCTACGGCGAGAAGGGGCGGAGCACGCTCGTGAAGCGGGTGCTCGACCGCGACGGGCGGGTGCTCGAGGACCACGCCGACTGGCGCGATCCCTGGGTGCCGCTCGGCGAGCGGCTCGCGGCGGCGGTGGCGGAGGTGGAGCGCCCGAGGGAGCGGGTGATGGACGAGCGGACCGCCTACATCGTCGTCCACCTCATGCAGGAGGTGGCCACGGTGGGCACCGGGGCGCAGGCGGCGCGCCTCGGCAAGCCGGCGGCCGGGAAGACCGGCACCACCAACGACTCCTTCGACACCTGGTTCATGGGGTTCACCCGCGACGTGGTCGGCGCGGTCTGGTTCGGCTACGACCAGAACGAGCAGCCGCTCGGCCGTTACGAGACCGGTGGCCGGGCCGCGCTCCCCACCTGGCTCGCCTACATGCAGGCGGCGCTCGCCGACCGCCCCCAGCCCGAGTTCCCGGTGCCGGAGGGGATCGTGGAGGTCCCGATCGATCCCCTCACCGGCAAGGCGTCGCCCGGGGGCGTGGTCGAGCCGTTCAAGGAGGGGACCGAGCCGAAGGACGACCAGGGGGGCTCGCCGCGCGTCGAGGTGCAGGACCTGTTCAGCCAGTGA